From a single Papaver somniferum cultivar HN1 unplaced genomic scaffold, ASM357369v1 unplaced-scaffold_19, whole genome shotgun sequence genomic region:
- the LOC113339032 gene encoding trihelix transcription factor GT-2-like translates to MSSLIGNSGGAAAATSSVNNESGSMNVDFPENERLRITAGGLSEEGDRNSSGGSRWPRQETMALLKIRSDMDVIFRDSTLKGPLWEEVSRKLADLGYHRNAKKCKEKFENVYKYHKRTKDGRSTKQDGKTYRFFDQLEALENQFPSSSSSSLPADIKQASSLPPAATLMAPTDPITITNSSQPTTITTAIPIPSKLPNISTTTEFMTTSPSTSSSMFSLGGEDSEGTPTQNKKRKLTIFFENLMNGVIQKQETLQKEFLEAIEKYEHQRMVKEEQWKMQELARINREHEILIQERSIAAAKDAAVIAFLQKMSSSSTSQQPTPSSNNNQIIPVPNLQEQEKIDDNPPPIIRPSSDNNNNGNKDENSFPPRISSSRWPKVEIEALIKMRTDLEAKYQDNGPKGPLWEEVSTGMKKLGYNRNAKRCKEKWENINKYYKKVKESNKKRPEDSKTCPYFDQLEELYKQKNNRRVILHNNSSSEPQQQTPEKGQEQEQDLDGDEGEDGYEIAVHKTSMGTAAD, encoded by the exons ATGTCTAGTTTGATTGGCAATTCCGGcggtgctgctgctgcaactagTAGTGTCAACAATGAAAGTGGTTCGATGAATGTTGATTTCCCAGAAAATGAGAGATTAAGAATCACTGCAGGTGGTTTAAGTGAAGAAGGTGACCGGAATTCAAGCGGTGGAAGTCGGTGGCCTCGGCAAGAAACTATGGCTTTGTTAAAGATAAGGTCTGATATGGATGTTATCTTCAGAGATTCAACTCTTAAAGGCCCACTCTGGGAAGAAGTTTCCAG AAAATTGGCAGATCTTGGCTACCATAGAAATGCAAAGAAATGCAAAGAGAAGTTTGAGAATGTCTACAAATATCATAAAAGAACTAAAGATGGAAGATCTACAAAACAAGATGGCAAAACCTATAGATTCTTTGATCAATTAGAAGCTTTAGAGAATCAATtcccctcatcatcatcatcatcactcccGGCGGATATAAAGCAAGCTTCATCTTTACCTCCTGCTGCAACATTGATGGCACCCACGGATCCAATTACTATTACTAATTCATCCCAACCCACCACTATTACTACCGCTATTCCAATTCCATCTAAGCTACCAAATATTAGTACGACTACTGAATTTATGACGACTTCACCGTCAACCTCCTCTTCTATGTTCTCGTTGGGCGGTGAAGACTCGGAAGGTACTCCAACGCAAAATAAGAAAAGGAAATTGACGATTTTCTTTGAGAATCTAATGAACGGAGTTATACAAAAGCAGGAAACGTTGCAAAAGGAATTCTTGGAAGCTATAGAGAAATATGAACATCAACGTATGGTGAAGGAAGAGCAATGGAAGATGCAAGAATTAGCGAGAATTAATCGAGAACACGAGATTTTAATCCAAGAAAGATCTATTGCTGCAGCCAAAGATGCGGCTGTCATTGCATTCTTGCAGAAAATGTCATCGTCGTCAACATCTCAACAGCCTACACCTAGTAGTAATAATAATCAGATAATTCCAGTGCCTAATTTACAGGAGCAGGAGAAAATTGATGACAACCCGCCACCAATAATAAGGCCATCATCAGATAATAACAATAATGGGAATAAGGATGAGAATAGTTTTCCTCCGAGAATTAGTTCTTCGAGATGGCCAAAGGTGGAGATTGAAGCTCTGATTAAAATGAGAACGGACCTTGAAGCAAAGTATCAAGATAATGGTCCTAAAGGACCGTTATGGGAGGAGGTTTCAACTGGGATGAAAAAACTAGGATATAATAGAAATGCCAAGAGATGTAAAGAGAAATGGGAGAACATTAACAAATACTACAAGAAGGTGAAAGAGAGTAACAAGAAAAGACCGGAAGATTCAAAGACATGCCCGTATTTTGATCAACTTGAAGAACTTTATAAACAGAAAAACAACAGAAGGGTTATTCTGCATAATAACTCGTCATCTGaaccacaacaacaaacaccagagAAAGGACAAGAGCAAGAACAAGATCTTGATGGAGATGAAGGTGAAGATGGGTATGAGATTGCGGTACACAAGACATCAATGGGGACTGCTGCTGATTGA